tcgtacgacactattctgaagtattttgacctcaggattccgaatctggaagaaaaatcgatctatctctgaaattgaccgagtgatcgccaactttcagcttttcgggatcaaggaTAAAAACCtcaatttatcgtcgattttgatttgatttgtacccaggaatttgaatctgaggagatgagaattgatcgtatggcactttccttatgtattttgacctcaggaacacgaatccgttgtcaaaattgagctacgattcttttcttaagagatatcttcaaatttatgccaaaaaatgcggaaaaatggggataactcgctcaattttagagatagatcaatttggcttgcagattcgaattcctcagatcgaaatacatagaaatagcatgcgaaacccaagaaaaaaaaatgttgatttttgacccaaaatttgataaattgtcacgggttcaaatcccgttgggtttttgggccaatttttttttttcttgcgaattgatcgttcgacacttttctgaagtattttgacctcaggattccgattctggaagaaaaatcgatctatctctgaaattgaccgagtgatcgccaactttcagcttttcgggatcaaggaTAAAAACCtcaatttatcgtcgattttgatttgatttgtacccaggaatttggaACTGAggggatgagaattgatcgtatggcactttccttatgtattttgacctcagaaacacgaatccgttgtcaaaattgagctacgattttttccttgagagatatcttcaaatttatgccaaaaaatgcgaaaaaatggggataactcgctcaattttagagatagatcaatttggcttgcagattcgaattcctcagatcgaaatacatagaaatagcatgcgaaacccaagaaaaaaaaatgttgatttttgacccaaaatttgataaattgtcacgggttcaaatcccgttgggtttttgggccaattttttttttcttgcgaattgatcgttcgacactattctgaagtattttgacctcaggattccgattctggaagaaaaatcgatctatctctgaaattgaccgagtgatcgccaactttcagcttttcgggattaAGGATAAAAACCtcaatttatcgtcgattttgatttgatttgtacccgggaatttgaatctgaggggATAAGaattaatcgtatggcactgtccttatgtattttgacctcaggaacacgaatccgttgtcaaaattgagctacgattctttccttAAGAGATATCtccaaatttatgccaaaaaatgcgaaaaaatggggataacttgctcaattttagagatagatcaatttgacttgaagattcgaattcctgagatcgaaatacacaggaatagcatgcgaaacccaagaaaaaaaaatgttgatttttgacccaaaatttgataaattgtcacgggttcaaatcccgttgggtttttgggccaatttttttttttcttgcgaattgatcgtacgacactattctgaagtattttgacctcaggatttcgaatctggaagaaaaatcgatctatctctgaaattgaccgagtgatcgccaactttcagcttttcgggatcaaggaTAAAAACCtcaatttatcgtcgattttgatttgatttgtacccaggaatttgaatctgaggggataagaattgatcgtatggcactttccttatgtattttgacctcaggaacacgaatccgttgtcaaaattgagctacgattcttttcttaagagatatcttcaaatttatgccaaaaaatgcgaaaaaatggggataactcgctcaattttagagatagatcaatttggcttgcagattcgaattcctcagatcgaaatacatagaaatagcatgcgaaacccaagaaaaaaaaatgttgatttttgacccaaaatttgataaattgtcacgggttcaaatcccgttgggtttttgggccaatttttttttttcttgcgaattgatcgttcgacactattctgaagtattttgacctcaggattccgattctggaagaaaaatcaatctatctctgaaattgaccgagtgatcgccaactttcagcttttcgggatcaaggcTCAAAACCtcaatttatcgtcgattttgatttgatttgtacccaggaatttgaatctgagaggttcagaattgatcgtatggcacttttcttatgtattttgacttcaggaacacgaatccgttgtcaaaattgagctacgattctttccttAAGAGATATCtccaaatttatgccaaaaaatgcgaaaaaatggggataactcgctcaattttagagatagatcaatttggcttgcagattcgaattcctcagatcgaaatacacaggaatagcatgcgaaacccaagaaaaaaaaatgttgatttttgacccaaaatttgataaatcgtcacgggttcaaatcccgttgggtttttgggctaatttttttttttcttgcgaattgatcgtacgacactattctgaagtattttgaccGCAGGatttcgaatctggaagaaaaatcgatctatctctgaaattgaccgagtgatcgccaactttcagcttttcgggatcaaggcTCAAAACCTCAAttcatcgtcgattttgatttgatttgtacccaggaatttgaatctgagaggttcagaattgatcgtatggcacttttcttatgtattttgacttcaggaacacgaatccgttgtcaaaattgagctacgattctttccttaagagatatcttcaaatttatgccaaaaaatgcgaaaaaatggggataactcgctcaattttagagatagatcaatttgacttgcagattcgaattcctgagatcgaaatacataggaatagcatgcgaaacccaagaaaaaaaaatgttgatttttgacccaaaatttgataaactgtcacgggttcaaatcccgtcgggtttttgggccaatttttttttttcttgcgaattgatcgttcgacactattctgaagtattttgacctcaggattccgattctggaagaaaaatcgatctatctctgaaattgaccgagtgatcgccaactttcagcttttcgggatcaaggaTAAAAACCtcaatttatcgtcgattttgattcgatttgtacccgggaatttgaatctgaggggataagaattgatcgtatggcactttccttatgtattttgacctcaggaacacgaatccgttgtcaaaattgagctacgattttttccttgaGAGATATCtccaaatttatgccaaaaaatgcgaaaaaatagggataactcgctcaattttagagatagatcaatttggattgcagattcgaattcctaaggtcaaaatacataggaatagcatgcgaaacccaagaaaaaaaaatgttgatttttgacctgaaatttgataaatttgcacgggttcaaatcccgttgggtttttgggccaatttttttttttcttgcgaattgatcgtacgacactatTCTGAAGTATTTTCACCTCAGGATTTccattctggaagaaaaatcgatttatctctgaaattgaccgagtgatcgccaactttcagctttttgggatcaagaataaaaacctcaatttatcgtcgattttgatttgatttgtacccaggaatttgaatctgagaggttcagaattgatcgtatggcacttttcttatgtattttgacttcaggaacacgaatccgttgtcaaaattgagctacgattctttccttAAGAGATATCtccaaatttatgccaaaaaatgcgaaaaaatggggataactcgctcaattttagagatagatcaatttggcttgcagattcgaattcctcagatcgaaatacacaggaatagcatgcgaaacccaagaaaaaaaaatgttgatttttgacccaaaatttgataaatcgtcacgggttcaaatcccgttgggtttttgggctaatttttttttttcttgcgaattgatcgtacgacactattctgaagtattttgaccGCAGGatttcgaatctggaagaaaaatcgatctatctctgaaattgaccgagtgatcgccaactttcagcttttcgggatcaaggcTCAAAACCTCAAttcatcgtcgattttgatttgatttgtacccaggaatttgaatctgagaggttcagaattgatcgtatggcacttttcttatgtattttgacttcaggaacacgaatccgttgtcaaaattgagctacgattctttccttaagagatatcttcaaatttatgccaaaaaatgcgaaaaaatggggataactcgctcaattttagagatagatcaatttgacttgcagattcgaattcctgagatcgaaatacataggaatagcatgcgaaacccaagaaaaaaaaatgttgatttttgacccaaaatttgataaactgtcacgggttcaaatcccgtcgggtttttgggccaatttttttttttcttgcgaattgatcgttcgacactattctgaagtattttgacctcaggattccgattctggaagaaaaatcgatctatctctgaaattgaccgagtgatcgccaactttcagcttttcgggatcaaggaTAAAAACCtcaatttatcgtcgattttgattcgatttgtacccgggaatttgaatctgaggggataagaattgatcgtatggcactttccttatgtattttgacctcaggaacacgaatccgttgtcaaaattgagctacgattttttccttgaGAGATATCtccaaatttatgccaaaaaaatgcgaaaaaatagggataactcgctcaattttagagatagatcaatttggattgcagattcgaattcctaaggtcaaaatacataggaatagcatgcgaaacccaagaaaaaaaaatgttgatttttgacctaaaatttgataaatttgcacgggttcaaatcccgttgggtttttgggccaatttttttttttcttgcgaattgatcgtacgacactatTCTGAAGTATTTTCACCTCAGGATTTccattctggaagaaaaatcgatttatctctgaaattgaccgagtgatcgccaactttcagcttttcgggatcaaggaTAAAAACCtcaatttatcgtcgattttgattcgatttgtacccgggaatttgaatctgaggggataagaattgatcgtatggcactttccttatgtattttgacctcaggaacacgaatccgttgtcaaaattgagctacgattttttccttgaGAGATATCtccaaatttatgccaaaaaatgcgaaaaaatagggataactcgctcaattttagagatagatcaatttggattgcagattcgaattcctaaggtcaaaatacataggaatagcatgcgaaacccaagaaaaaaaaatgttgatttttgacctaaaatttgataaatttgcacgggttcaaatcccgttgggtttttgggccaatttttttttttcttgcgaattgatcgtacgacactatTCTGAAGTATTTTCACCTCAGGATTTccattctggaagaaaaatcgatttatctctgaaattgaccgagtgatcgccaactttcagctttttgggatcaagaataaaaacctcaatttatcgtcgattttgatttcatttgtacccaggaatttgaatcttagaggatgagaattgatcgtatggcactttccttatgtattttgacctcaggaacacgaatccgtcgtccaaattgagctacgatcgtttacttccgagatatcctcaaatttgtgccaaaaaaggcgaaaaaatggggataactcggtcatctTCGCAggtatatcaattttttttctcatttcggatttttgagctcaaattacattaatatagactaaagaatcaattttttattctcgaccccaaaaagctgaaattgggcgataactcggtcaattttagaaatagattaatttttcttctcaatttggatttctgagttcaaaatacgtaagaaaagtgcaatacaatcaattttaaaaatacttcatttctgACCCacaaatcaacatttttttttcgggtctGCTATGctattcttttatattttgatttaaggaatccgaatccggaagtgAAATTGATCTGTCCAttcaattgatcgagttattgtcaattttttgctttccgaaggtgaaaaatcgaggatatcttgaCGGGATTTATTCCCAACTCAATATAATCGACGTGGTCGTACAGTTGCGAAAGAACGGCTGTTCTTTGCCTGCGGAGTGCAGATGTGGATTCAATTCCGATCCTTCAACAACCGGAAATAGATTGTATATTCGCTagaagatgaaatgaattcgCATCAAGGCTGATGATCGTTGACTTtaaccgtgaaaattttcggtaaaattgaatgtgggaaaaaagaaattcggtaCGCATGTACGTTCATCCGACGGATTCGCGACGACGTCATTTTCAGATATTCAAATTCCGTATTCGCCCGTTTTTTGATGCatggaaatttattcatcacgATAAACTTGATAAACCGGGGATGTAAGCCAAATCTCACCTATAACAGTCTTTACATTCTTATACCgtaactgctgctgctgctgccgccgcgcCGGTCCTGCTGTTCTAATAATACGTGTGAGACGCTGCAGCGGAAAAGCtgacatttatttttcccacaGTTCTTCAATCGCAAATATTTCTCCCCTAATTCGCATTCAGAAGACCCGAGCACGCGAAGAAATATTTCCCACACCTACCGCTCAACAATGCACGTTCTATCCGTCGGATACAAAATCAGGAAAAACAGAACATTCTTGATctcaaaataaaatttccaccgaaaagaaaacgacacgaattttatttcaaatgtaTGGAGCATTCCATGCCAAAACGACTACTTCGAACTTTCAGATTTCTCATTCAACGCTGTGTCTTCTACTTTTATTTACGGTTCTTCGTAATCAAGAATATTCATCGGAGAATAATTAGTTTTCATTTCTGCATTAGAAATTATTCGCCTttttgcaaataaaaaaattcagttatCTCTGATTCGAAGATTATAACTTTTGaggaaattatcgaaaatccCAGACGAGCATCGCACCCGTATACGTGAGCACATCTGTAgtactatatacctataggtacgtaATAGAAGGTTGCACATGTGCGTCGAAGAAAGTTCCAcaatatatcgtacgtacgcgttttTACCTGCATCAGGTGCAGCGAttagtatttttattacagatGTTACGTTATTTCATGTTACGTTAGAATcacccgtacgtacgtacgtaggtacgtagatACAACGCAACACACACACGCTCTAATATCGGAAGTCAGAAGCTTTGCGGTTATCCAATCCTTATGAACAATTTCGCACACTCAATTTcacatttcaattttaaaattaTTCCCAGTCTCTCGAAAGTACACGCGTTCCGTTTAATTATCATTGCCGTGTAATGATTGTGTTCTCTATTAATGTAATCCATCAGAATATATGTTTCCTGAATTgtattattctcattttatcctgttcttttttttttctttctttcttttttttttttcttcttgcgaGTGTTTCACCCGATATAAATTACAGTTTTACAAGTTACAACACACGTATTTCAATGTTTTACCTGTGTTACGCGTACAATTCTGATTTCCTCAACCCGGCAATGGAAGTTTCTTTGCGGCGCGCTCGAACTACACAACCACGgtatttattatacgtgtgtgtactcGAAGGAAACGGGGAATGGGTTAACTAACTACTCATTTTCCCCGTATAAAAGCAACCATCAAAAAGAGATCTTAATTCAGTACGAAGTAACTTCAAGAGTTAACGTTCGCGTACAGCCTTGTGCATCATGGGTAAATACACGGAAAAGTTGAAGGTATGATACCAGACTTATAGCTACGCGAGAATACGAAATAAGCAAAACTACTGCTGAACGATATTACAAATTTCTCAACTGTGCAATTACTCGCTCACCTTTTATCGCCCGTTATAATTACCCTGCTTCATCCTCGCGCTCTCAATCCCCCAGATTCTCGTCCTGGTCTTCGGACTGGCGGCGGTGGCGTCGGCCGACGGGGAAGCCGAAAAGGAGAAATCGGGATCCTCGGTCGACGAAAAATCCAAGCCCAAACGGGGTCTGGAGCTCGGTTACGGGGGCGGTTTCGGGGGTCACGATTTCGGGGGCCACGACTTCGGCGGTTTCGGAGGTTTCGGGGACAGCGGGGGCGGCGGAGAGGCTCACGAGGAGCACATCTCCGCCATAACTATCACTAAGGAGAAAAAGGTCCACGTACCGGTGCCCTATCCCGTTGAGAAGCCGGTCCCCTATCCCGTCAAAGTCCCCGTCAAGGTCCCCGTCGATCGTCCCTATCCCGTTCACGTTCCCGCTCCTTATCCCGTGACGGTGGAGAAGCACGTCCCTTATCCCGTGGAGAAGCCGGTGCCTTATCCCGTCAAGGTGCACGTCAAGGTCCCCGTCAAAGTCCCCTATCCTGTCAAAGTACCGTACAAAGTACCTTACCCGGTTCACAAGCCCGTTCCCTATCCCGTGAAGGTTCCGGTCGTCGTCAAGGAACCGTATCCGGTCTACATAAAGGAACATCACGAGCATGGATCGTCGGGCGGCGGATCGTCGTTCGGTGGATTCCACGGATTTGAATCCTTTGGACACCACTGATGATTGGCGGTAACGCACCAATCGACCTCCacttcgtgaaaaataaaattttgaaaataataattttttaggcTTATTCGTTGCGACGATGGTGTGattgatcaaaaaaaagaaagtcacgctttttcattcattcattccatTATGTCTTTATAATCCTTGTAGAATCGATCGCTAATTAATTACTGTCGGacatgatttggaattcaatTGTCCAGGACTACACAGTGGATAAACTCTATCAGAGGATCCTGGATGAAgcagatataaaaaaagaaaaaaaaaagaaaaaactactTTCCAACAGCGTGAGAAAAATGTTACAGATAATGATACGTTAGAGACCCCTTTGTAATCCTGCCGTTCAATAAagatatacgaaaaaaattatactccTGATCGAGAAAATCGTGagcctgatatttttttctagtcaCCGATCGTCCCAAGAATCGATCGAATGCAAGATAATGACTAAAATTACCGAATTATCTGACGCTTACCTTAAATGCGCAGATAAGTGAGAAGCGACGCATCCACTTAAGCACACATTCGCACACACCACAAACACACTCGTTGAACACGGAGTGAAACACAACGTATACCGCTAAACTCGACGAGGAAATACCCGAGGACACCGTCGACTCGCTACGAGGTACGGCGCAGAACTGATTTCGTATATGGAGTGACGATTTTCGGATGTAATTTACGAACTTTGACCCGTCTCGTGAGCGTCACCCTGTTAGGCGGTCGGGGGATTAGTCCCCCACGCCTCGCTGCTCTTTGTTGTCATTCGAGTGCGATGCCCCTGCGAACGACGAAACGGGAGGAATCAACGTTGTTGTCGGTTCGGGTCTCTCAAGGTcggcgaaacgaaaaacaaaatcgttGCCCTCGGATATATAGACCGTTGCTACGAGGAGAGTTTTATCATTCCAAGTAAGGAATAGTGTGGATATTCGGGAGCCGGTGACGTCAGCGGAAATGCAACGTCACGACGggtctatacgtacatacacgcgGTTCGCACGGAGCGTGGATACCTCGGTGGAAATTTCGGTCATCAATCATTTCGACTGTGAGATAGACGAGGAATTAATTACACAGCGAGTCAACGCAAATTTGAGATTCATTGAATGGAGCTCGGTAAAGGGAAGGGGGATCGGGAGCATACAGAGATGGATTACCAGGAAAATCTTACGACCGGTTACTTCGAATACGCATAATGCggaccgatgaaaaatttattcgcgatCGCTACGTACaggagaaactttttttcgtacaaaaaaacgatattATGCTACTGGTTTTGCGGCGTCCGACGTCCGGTGGTCATCCCCGGTCGATTCGGTCGCCTCCGAAGCAGTTGAGGGTTTTTCCGAATCGATCCGCTTATCGGTCGCAACCGTATTTTCGGCCGGTTCTTTGGCGGTCGTTCCGGCATTTTTGAGCGCCAGGTATTCCCCCACGGACCCCGTGGTAGGGTTTTCTTCGGCTTTTTCTTTGGCGGATTTTTCGGATGCCGAATTGGCAGCCGGGGACGTTGAGGCAGGCGTTGCAAGCGACGACGCGTTCTGAACGAGGTTGGTACCCGGGGAATTGTTGAGCCTTGCGAGCCGCTGCCTTTCCCTCAGACGTTTTCTTATCTCCGATTGCATCTTGGACTCCTTTATCACGCTCTGAACGTCGTCAGTCTGATAATAACGCGTTGCCCACGTTTCGGCGCTCTGCGAAACTTCGTCCTTGTTGGAAGGAAGAATCGCCTTTTTCGTCTCAGTCTTTGGATTCTTATCCTTAGCTTCCAGACCTTCTATGTCGTCGGGATAATCGTCGAGGTCAATCAGTATCTCCGAATCGGTCAGCTTGTCGTCGTCGAGTTCGGATTTGTCATTCGACGTGTCGACCTTCGCGATTTTTCCTAAGGCCTCCTCCGATTCAACgttttccgttcgttcgtccggCTCTTTTGCCGAATCGGAAACCCCTTTCGTTGCCGAACAAGCGGCGGCATCGACGGATCCCGCGGTGTCCTTGTTTTTGGACTCGTGTTCGGACGATTTTTCGTTGGATACCGCGGCGCCGTTCTTTTCGGTGGTGTTCGACTGCGAGTTGGTTTTcaactttcgaaaaatttcaaagtccggcgcaTCCTTCGGCGATTCGTCGGCCGGTTTTTCTCTTCCACCGGAGGATTCTCGCAACGAATCGCCGGGTTGACTGGGAACTTGACGCGGTCCGGAGGAGCCCGAATCCAAAGGTGACGCTGCCTTCGACTCGCCTCCGACTACCCCATCGCCTACCGACTGCTCCGCATTTTTATCACCACCGCCACCCGCCGATGTCAAACGTTCCGAGATCCGCTCGTTTTCCAATCTCTGATTTCTTC
The sequence above is a segment of the Athalia rosae chromosome 5, iyAthRosa1.1, whole genome shotgun sequence genome. Coding sequences within it:
- the LOC105690979 gene encoding protein IWS1 homolog A: MSERKNKPKKFRKRSQESSSTTSSSSQSTSSLSSDDESNNLDLKPMKEYLMDRRELARQLFIAVKSDKLRMMLPQVLKKMELSELEEWCANELSGMSRARILSILSGQPMLQSSDSNDSEDSGPSLEIISDTEEWGDMSDADVGAKDDETSKTQKTRSKSRPEKSGGKDKGKTSRTKVKSKVKLEAESKLQKSEGEIRVKKETDQDQGKEKDGESLLDLLELEMRARAIRALIRKEEDIIPATTTTSVVQTSTSNPNSQSGVSDMSKMRAKNRNISLKAVQDKLQELDSSFRQAEKNKATTKGGPDISEEEDVVLVLEPTTTIELLSSGSDDESGQGNRRNQRLENERISERLTSAGGGGDKNAEQSVGDGVVGGESKAASPLDSGSSGPRQVPSQPGDSLRESSGGREKPADESPKDAPDFEIFRKLKTNSQSNTTEKNGAAVSNEKSSEHESKNKDTAGSVDAAACSATKGVSDSAKEPDERTENVESEEALGKIAKVDTSNDKSELDDDKLTDSEILIDLDDYPDDIEGLEAKDKNPKTETKKAILPSNKDEVSQSAETWATRYYQTDDVQSVIKESKMQSEIRKRLRERQRLARLNNSPGTNLVQNASSLATPASTSPAANSASEKSAKEKAEENPTTGSVGEYLALKNAGTTAKEPAENTVATDKRIDSEKPSTASEATESTGDDHRTSDAAKPVA
- the LOC105690975 gene encoding tetra-peptide repeat homeobox protein 1-like gives rise to the protein MGKYTEKLKILVLVFGLAAVASADGEAEKEKSGSSVDEKSKPKRGLELGYGGGFGGHDFGGHDFGGFGGFGDSGGGGEAHEEHISAITITKEKKVHVPVPYPVEKPVPYPVKVPVKVPVDRPYPVHVPAPYPVTVEKHVPYPVEKPVPYPVKVHVKVPVKVPYPVKVPYKVPYPVHKPVPYPVKVPVVVKEPYPVYIKEHHEHGSSGGGSSFGGFHGFESFGHH